Genomic segment of Pseudomonadota bacterium:
TCACAAATGATAAGCAATGATAAAAATCTGATGGAAAATATTTATACAGGAAATCCGGCAGACAAAGCACAGGGGTATCGCTTGAAAAATACCCTGGCGTCATACGTACATTTACATTTTTCTTCTTTGATCGAAATATAATATCACCACCTTAATCCTATCAAAAAGAGAAATAAAACTGCCTGTTATTTTATTTAATTGATTCAGGCTGAATCAATGAGAGATTGATAGAACAGGCAATGGCACCTGAAGGATGAAAAAAGGAAAACGTACATTTTCAAAGAGCAAAATCTAACATTTAAAAAATAGGAGGTATAAATGTCCATGATCAGCCAAAGCGTACTTGAAGAATTTGCACCCTTGGTAAACTTGCACCCATATGACATGCACAGGCCTGTTTGCATAAGCAACTTTCTCTATCAGACAAATCCTGCGTTGTATTTGTATGACTCAGGAGGCAATATTCTGGCCAAGGACATTAGCTATCAGATACTATCCGATGAGAAGTATAATCAAGAAGGAAATTATCTTGGCTATCCATCGGATGACGATTATCCAACAGCTTCTAAAGATTACCAGACAGGTGACCCGTTAACCAGTGATGGCACTAGTCCGGCGCATATGTACGTTAAAGTCTTGGACAAAGATAAATACTATAATTTGGTCTATGTAATGTTCTATGTCATTAACGGATTCCAGCTATTTCGTATTGAAATTGACGACTATATTTCTTCGAAAAAACATGCGAATTTTGAATGGGCCCGATTTGCTCGCCATGGAGCGGATGTCGAGCATGTTACCGTATCCATCGACAAAGATGCCACAAAAGTATTGGGTGCTTATTACAGCCAACATAGCGGCAGCCTATGGATACAAAACCCACCCAAGCAAGATAATCATGTGATTGTGTATTCAGCCTGGAATAGTCATGCAAATTATTGTTCGCCTTGCGATACGAATCTGAATCCCGGAAACTTACCGATACCTGACATGCCTCCTATCAGATGGATGGAGATTATAGACACGACAGAAGTCAAAGATTCAAAACACGATAAGGACTACTCATACGGCATGCCATCTCCGTACTATGATAATCCGCTTTGGAAACCCTGGGAGAGCAACGGCCAAGTAGTTAATGTAGACGAAGATCAGGCATGCATAGATTTTTTTAATTTCAAGGGACATTATGGTCCGAACCCTCTGGATAACACCCACATAGACACGCCCCCGGATATGCCTGAAGACGCACACAAAATACTTTTCGTCGAGGCAAAAATTATCGAGCCCCTCTTGCCCTCCTCTATAATTAAATGCCCTGGTCCGGAATCTCCACAATATCAGCATGGCGGTTGGTGGGCGGACCTGGAAGCTTGAGTTAATGCCTATTGGCCAGAGGGTCGGGCCAGTTAATAATTGCTGTTAATTAAACCACGGGCTATGCCCGTGCGATCCTAAAAGGTTCGACCGTTCCGGCGGGGGAGAAAACAAGGTATAGGTTCTTCCTCAGGGAAAGCTCTGGAAAGGAGCAGGAGGAAGAACCTATGAAAGATTGGAAATCATTATCACATGTAATGTGGGACTGCAAATACCACTTGGTATTTGTTTCTAAATATCGCCATAGAAAGATATGTGGAGAAACCAGATAGAGAATTGGAGGAATCATCAGGGATTTGTGTAGACGAAAAGGGATGGAAATGCATGAGGGGCATGCGAAAGACGACCATATCCATTTACTTTTGAGTATTCCGCCAAAACACAGTATTTCAAATACAGTAGGATTTATAAAAGGTAAAAGCGCAATCAGGATTCACAGGGAGGTATTAAATACCAAGAGGATGACCGGATTGAGTTTTTGGGCGACAGGATATTGTATAAGCACGGTTGGATTAGATGAAGATACAATAAGGAAATATATCAAAGAGCAAGACAAACAAGACGAATAGATAATTAGCTCCTTCAGGGGCTTTCCCTATGACAATGCCCCCTTCAAGGGGGCTTCATCAAACCACGTCCTATGGGCGTGGTAGGTGACTTTTGAGATTCTCAAACATCATGGATATGAAATTGTTTTTTTCAGCCCCACAGATAATACTACACTACCAGAGGATGTTGATGCCTATTATTTCGGGGGCGGATATCCGGAGCTTTATGCAAAAGCACTGTCAGAAAATAAGAAAATGCGAAAAGCTATATCTGAACAAAGCCAAAAAGGCGCTTTCATATATGGTGAATGTGGCGGTCTTATGTATTTGGGTGAATTATTAACTACAGTTAACGGCCAGTCATATCCCATGTGCGGATGCCTTCCATACACTACAGTCATGAAATCAGGGCTTCAGTCACTCGGATATACCGAAGTAAACCCATTAAAGGATTTTCTTTTTTTAAAACAAGATACTCCGGTACGCGGTCACTGTTTTCACTATTCACAAATGATAAACAATGATAAAAACCGGATCGAAAATATTTATACAGGAAATCCGAAAGAAAAAGCCAAAGGATTTCGCTTAAGAAATACTTTGGCGTCATATGTACATTTGCATTTCTCTTCTTTGGTCA
This window contains:
- a CDS encoding Vps62-related protein; the protein is MSMISQSVLEEFAPLVNLHPYDMHRPVCISNFLYQTNPALYLYDSGGNILAKDISYQILSDEKYNQEGNYLGYPSDDDYPTASKDYQTGDPLTSDGTSPAHMYVKVLDKDKYYNLVYVMFYVINGFQLFRIEIDDYISSKKHANFEWARFARHGADVEHVTVSIDKDATKVLGAYYSQHSGSLWIQNPPKQDNHVIVYSAWNSHANYCSPCDTNLNPGNLPIPDMPPIRWMEIIDTTEVKDSKHDKDYSYGMPSPYYDNPLWKPWESNGQVVNVDEDQACIDFFNFKGHYGPNPLDNTHIDTPPDMPEDAHKILFVEAKIIEPLLPSSIIKCPGPESPQYQHGGWWADLEA